From one Henningerozyma blattae CBS 6284 chromosome 1, complete genome genomic stretch:
- the TBLA0A05450 gene encoding amino acid permease (similar to Saccharomyces cerevisiae ALP1 (YNL270C) and CAN1 (YEL063C); ancestral locus Anc_1.83): MDNKDNASIELHSYHESLETQEASSWDKKLKDKVRNEWARDRRFLHRHRGSEGEVEYAKSDEDATLTKASKRHVRASSVSTASSSIAEEDIDATGVVEEAQVKRELKPRHIGMIALGGTIGTGLFIGIATPIQNAGPVGSLIAYIFMGTLVFSVTQSLGEMATFIPVTSSFTVFASRFVSDPFGAACGYMYWFSWAITFALELSVVGQVIEFWTFKVPLAAWISIFWVLIVIMNFFPVKVYGEFEFWVASIKVIAIIGFIIYCLCMVCGAGITGPVGFRYWRHPGPWGPGIISKDKNEARFLGWVSSLINAAFTYQGTELVGITAGEAANPRKSVPRAIKKVSVRILLFYILSLFFIGLLVPYNDPKLSSTDSYVSASPFIIAIQNSGTKVLPHIFNAVILTTIISAANSNVYVGSRILYGLSSAKLAPKFFQKTRNGVPFIAVLFTAAFGALAYMETSAGGQNAFNWLLNITGVAGFFAWLSISISHIRFMQTLKHRGMSRDDLPYKAALMPGLAYYGAFFVTLIILIQGFTAFAPKFDSTAFLTAYISCFLFLFIYIVAQCYFRTRLWRTLDDVDIDTDRRDIDTVIWEEGPQTFWDKFWAVIA; the protein is encoded by the coding sequence ATGGACAACAAGGACAACGCTTCCATCGAGCTGCATTCATACCATGAGTCGCTGGAGACTCAAGAAGCGTCCAGCTGGGACAAGAAGCTTAAGGACAAGGTCAGAAACGAATGGGCTCGTGACCGTCGTTTCCTACATAGACATAGGGGCAGTGAGGGAGAAGTAGAATATGCCAAGAGCGATGAGGACGCAACACTTACCAAGGCTTCCAAGAGACATGTGCGTGCGTCGTCTGTGTCTACTGCGTCGTCGTCGATAGCGGAGGAGGACATTGATGCTACAGGGGTTGTGGAAGAGGCACAGGTCAAGAGAGAGTTGAAACCTCGCCATATTGGGATGATTGCGCTTGGTGGTACTATTGGTACTGGTTTATTTATTGGTATTGCCACGCCCATTCAAAACGCAGGTCCTGTGGGGTCGTTGATCGCATATATTTTCATGGGGACCCTGGTGTTTAGTGTGACACAATCTCTGGGTGAGATGGCCACGTTTATCCCTGTGACGTCGTCGTTCACTGTTTTTGCCTCGAGATTTGTATCGGATCCGTTTGGTGCTGCCTGTGGGTATATGTATTGGTTTTCATGGGCCATTACCTTTGCCTTAGAATTGTCTGTTGTGGGCCAAGTCATTGAGTTTTGGACTTTTAAAGTACCTCTAGCGGCATGGATTTCTATATTTTGGGTCTTAATTGTCATTATGAACTTCTTCCCTGTTAAAGTATATGgtgaatttgaattctgGGTGGCTTCGATTAAAGTCATTGCCATTATTGGGTTCATCATCTATTGTTTATGTATGGTGTGTGGTGCAGGTATCACCGGTCCAGTTGGGTTCCGTTATTGGAGACATCCAGGTCCTTGGGGCCCTGGTATTATTTCCAAGGATAAAAATGAAGCCAGATTTTTGGGTTGGGTTTCTTCTTTGATTAACGCTGCTTTCACATATCAAGGTACCGAATTGGTTGGTATTACAGCTGGGGAAGCCGCCAACCCAAGAAAATCCGTTCCACGTGCTATTAAGAAAGTCAGTGTTCGTATCTTACTGTTCTACATCCTATCGTTGTTTTTCATCGGTCTATTGGTTCCATATAACGATCCAAAACTATCTTCCACGGATTCTTACGTCTCAGCATCACCTTTTATTATTGCCATTCAAAACTCGGGTACAAAAGTTTTGCCACATATTTTTAACGCAGTCATTTTAACTACAATCATTTCTGCTGCAAATTCAAACGTGTATGTCGGTTCACGTATCTTATATGGGTTATCTAGTGCTAAATTAGCTCCTAAATTCTTCCAAAAGACTCGTAACGGTGTTCCTTTCATTGCAGTCTTATTTACAGCCGCATTTGGTGCTCTTGCCTACATGGAAACCTCTGCAGGTGGTCAAAATGCTTTCAACTGGTTATTAAACATCACCGGTGTCGCAGGTTTTTTCGCTTGGCTTTCTATCTCGATATCTCATATCAGATTTATGCAAACTTTAAAACATCGTGGTATGTCGAGAGACGATCTACCTTACAAAGCCGCCTTGATGCCGGGCCTTGCCTATTACGGTGCATTCTTTGTGACTTTGATCATCTTGATTCAAGGGTTCACTGCTTTCGCCCCTAAATTCGATTCCACGGCGTTCTTAACGGCATACATCTCTTGTTTCCTGTTCCTTTTCATCTATATCGTAGCTCAATGCTATTTCAGAACAAGACTATGGAGAACTCTCGATGATGTGGATATAGATACTGATAGAAGAGATATCGATACCGTCATCTGGGAAGAAGGCCCACAAACCTTCTGGGATAAATTCTGGGCTGTCATTGCCTAA
- the PIK1 gene encoding 1-phosphatidylinositol 4-kinase (similar to Saccharomyces cerevisiae PIK1 (YNL267W); ancestral locus Anc_1.85), which yields MDQALTTVDSTSQVQENELLLKQINSPDFTLYTCIELLCKYSNNIGIHYYLCQRLLQFSHSELQFYIPQLVQILLTVETESMALEELLQKLRNENLHFALLTFWQLQALIVDLSTDPESYGFQVARRVLNNLQSVLFNPTLFSDDDNDRNRIPNNSSSLFYDRHSKMNENLQPAIIYSSMVMGCMAMPELAVMTQPIVESQGKRQKSYVFKLAKGAVKNLRKNMTLKNALLNKKATSNSTSYYGSEDYLDLAKNNNSMSTANNNTLPTSLSSPTSQVDIVDPTISREDVLFRKQKKTLTDLNFDMVDNIGDKVFQERISNSIKLPKRRSKFIDNSYIHRDINKNVTPPKTANGKNALPSKAATTTTSKSNKSKVLSSQEHEEDEEDEEDGDSSISKEDQTSDEDQFSTSMPNLHDLPTATRPSISSFASVDKSTVTRTSSNKSPYNQVAQSKVNSPLRYPTQNSNGIDISNLSTTTKIRMLKANYFRHETQFAIALETISQRLSQVPTEARLSALRAELSLMNRDLPAEVDIPTLLPPNKKGKLHKLVTITANEAQVLNSAEKVPYLLLVEYLRDEFDLDPTSEKNEDILKNRANSSNFSFDLNYMGRSRKAHRHRSIHKTNTANSKSNNNSNSDKQPKLIKDKNTNTDLVILNRENHSNTDLSNNNSQDSFSNNEYSENSVAGSTNDSDYSNDNINSSGNSYSNNHIREVDLGDISMIRVKNQTDDEAFRGSLVIQNTAGVPILPNDSEKRNPELNFVTNLEQMLNQNRKGFPYGFDQTLALANEMRVSAVMLSQLDKSPQEFADAKNQIRSKIIASMQEVQDKFGYKDLENIHGMAGERKMENDLMTGGIDTSYLGEDWSAKKERIRKTSKYGHLDNWDLFSVIAKSGDDLRQEAFACQMIQAMAHIWADDKVDVWVKKMKILITSATTGLVETITNAMSVHSIKKALTKKMTNDGELDEKGGQIASLRDHYIRAFGDPTGFRFKRAQDNFACSLAAYSVIGYLLQIKDRHNGNIMIDNEGHVCHIDFGFMLSNSPGAVGFEAAPFKLTYEYVELLDGTEGAAFLKFKRLVRDAFKSVRNHADQIVSMCEIMQKDNMQPCFNAGDQTSVQLQQRFRLDLRDDEVDDFVENFLIGKSLGSMFTRLYDQFQLVTQGIYS from the coding sequence atggaCCAAGCATTAACAACTGTTGATTCTACGAGTCAGGttcaagaaaatgaattattattaaaacaaatcaACTCTCCTGATTTCACATTATACACAtgtattgaattattatgtaagtattcaaataatattggtattcattattatttatgcCAAAgattattacaattttcACATTCAGAATTACAATTCTATATACCACAATTGGtacaaattttattaactGTAGAAACGGAATCAATGGCTTTAGAAGAATTACtacaaaaattaagaaatgaaaatttacaTTTTGCCTTATTAACTTTTTGGCAATTACAAGCTTTAATTGTTGATTTATCTACTGATCCTGAATCATATGGGTTCCAAGTAGCAAGAAGggttttaaataatttacaatcTGTTCTATTTAATCCAACTTTATTTtcagatgatgataatgatagaAATCGTAtaccaaataattcaaGTTCATTATTTTATGATCGTCATTCTAAAatgaatgaaaatttacaacctgcaattatttattcttcCATGGTAATGGGCTGTATGGCAATGCCTGAATTAGCAGTGATGACTCAACCAATTGTAGAATCCCAGGGTAAAAGACAAAAATCATACGTCTTTAAATTAGCAAAAGGTGCagtaaaaaatttaaggAAAAATATGACTTTAAAGAAtgctttattaaataaaaaagcaaCCTCTAATTCAACAAGTTATTATGGTTCGGAAGATTATTTAGATTTAGctaagaataataattcaatgtCAAcagcaaataataatacattaCCTACTTCTTTATCATCTCCAACTTCGCAAGTAGATATTGTTGATCCAACTATTTCAAGAGAGGAtgttttatttagaaaGCAGAAGAAGACCTTAACTGATCTAAATTTTGATATGGTCGATAACATTGGTGATAAAGTATTCCAAGAGAGAATATCAAACTCCATCAAATTGCCAAAGAGAAGATCTAAATTTATCGATAATTCATATATTCATAGAGATATTAATAAGAATGTAACACCTCCAAAAACAGCAAATGGTAAAAATGCTCTTCCATCCAAGGCagctactactactacttcTAAGtcaaataaatctaaaGTATTGTCTTCTCAAGAAcatgaagaagatgaagaagatgaggAAGACGGTGATAGTTCCATTAGTAAAGAAGATCAAACTTCTGACGAAGATCAATTTTCTACTTCAATGCCTAATTTACATGATTTACCCACTGCTACCAGACCTTctatttcttcatttgcATCTGTTGATAAATCTACTGTAACTCGTAcatcttcaaataaatcGCCCTACAATCAAGTCGCACAATCCAAAGTTAATTCTCCGTTAAGATATCCAACTCAAAACAGCAATGGGAtagatatttctaatttatcaacaacaacaaagaTCAGAATGCTAAAAGCTAACTACTTCCGTCATGAAACTCAATTTGCAATTGCTTTGGAAACCATTTCTCAAAGGTTATCACAAGTCCCTACGGAAGCAAGACTGAGTGCTCTACGTGCTGAATTATCACTAATGAATAGAGATCTACCGGCTGAAGTGGATATTCCAACTTTGTTACCtccaaataaaaaaggaaaattaCATAAACTAGTCACGATTACTGCTAATGAGGCACAAGTACTAAATTCTGCTGAAAAAGTTccttatttattattagtggAGTATTTGAGAgatgaatttgatttaGATCCAACAAGTGAAAAGAACGAAgatattctaaaaaataGAGCAAATAGTTCTAACTTCAGttttgatttgaattatatgGGCAGATCTAGAAAGGCACATCGCCATCGTAGTATCCATAAAACTAATACTGCTAATAGTAagagtaataataatagtaactCGGATAAACAGCCAAAgttaattaaagataaaaatacaaatactgATTTAGTTATTTTAAATCGTGAAAATCATTCTAATACCGAtctttctaataataatagtcaagattcattttcaaacaaTGAATATTCAGAAAATTCTGTTGCAGGTTCAACTAATGATTCTGACtattcaaatgataatataaattcttCAGGAAATTCATATAGTAATAATCACATTAGAGAAGTTGATTTAGGTGACATATCAATGATTAGAGTTAAAAATCAAACCGATGATGAAGCCTTTCGAGGTTCCTTAGTTATACAGAATACTGCTGGTGTACCTATCTTACCAAATGACTCggaaaaaagaaatccAGAATTGAATTTTGTTACGAACCTTGAACAAAtgttaaatcaaaatagGAAGGGTTTCCCATATGGGTTTGATCAAACTTTGGCATTGGCTAATGAAATGAGAGTTTCTGCTGTTATGCTTTCACAATTGGACAAATCACCACAAGAATTTGCAGATGctaaaaatcaaattcgTTCTAAAATTATTGCATCAATGCAAGAAGTTCAAGATAAGTTTGGTTATAAAGACTTAGAAAATATCCATGGTATGGCAGGTGAGCgtaaaatggaaaatgatttaatgaCAGGTGGTATTGATACATCCTACTTAGGGGAAGACTGGTCTGCTAAGAAGGAACGAATCCGTAAGACATCAAAATATGGTCATTTAGACAACTGGGATTTATTTTCAGTGATTGCGAAATCAGGTGATGATCTAAGACAAGAGGCATTTGCATGTCAAATGATTCAAGCTATGGCTCATATTTGGGCTGATGATAAGGTTGATGTTTGGGtaaaaaagatgaaaattctaattACAAGTGCTACAACAGGGTTGGTGGAAACCATTACAAATGCTATGTCAGTTCATAGTATCAAAAAGGCtttaactaaaaaaatgacTAATGATGGTGAATTAGATGAAAAGGGTGGGCAAATCGCCAGTTTAAGAGATCATTACATTCGTGCATTTGGTGACCCAACCGGGTTTAGATTCAAAAGAGCTCAAGATAACTTTGCATGCTCATTAGCAGCATATTCTGTCATTGGATACCTATTACAGATCAAAGATAGACATAATGGTAACATTATGATTGATAATGAAGGTCACGTATGCCATATTGATTTTGGCTTTATGTTATCAAACTCTCCAGGTGCAGTAGGGTTTGAGGCAGCACCATTTAAATTAACTTATGAGTAtgtagaattattagatggAACAGAGGGTGCAgcatttttgaaattcaaaagacTCGTAAGAGATGCCTTCAAATCAGTAAGAAATCATGCTGACCAAATCGTTTCAATGTGTGAAATTATGCAAAAAGATAACATGCAACCTTGCTTCAACGCTGGAGATCAAACGAGTGTCCAACTTCAACAAAGATTCCGCTTGGATTTACGTGATGACGAAGTAGATGACTTCGTAGAGAACTTCTTGATTGGTAAATCTTTAGGAAGTATGTTTACAAGGCTATACGATCAATTCCAATTGGTTACGCAAGGCATTTACAGTTAG
- the TAM41 gene encoding putative phosphatidate cytidylyltransferase (similar to Saccharomyces cerevisiae TAM41 (YGR046W); ancestral locus Anc_1.86) gives MIVNSKRIGILKKLAIIFSKRKYTKIPDNQLIKLDNETEHQLAGIVNSFDAPIQYSFAYGSGIFKQAGYSEKHKPQIDIILAVSDTNQFHSINLQQNSNHYSTLKYFNGTLINKFQNLGAGIYFNPFVTINGVNVKYGVISVSNLIKDLSDWETFYVAGRLQKPVKIIKNDPQIQYLNQLNLKGAATLAKYISLKNSEDGKIDEFKFYENITGLSYFGDFRFKLGGENPNKVHNIVISNFEYFQRYYKPIYEDIVLNDSFYLPDGITLDNAKHIIRQRTRKFSASQAVKGIFTAGITKSVKYAWAKRLKALQGRMQ, from the coding sequence ATGATAGTCAACTCCAAGCGTATAGGTATCTTGAAGAAACTTGCCattatattttccaaaagaaaatatacaaaaatacCTGATAACCAACtaattaaattagataatgaaACTGAGCATCAATTAGCTGGAATTGTTAACTCATTTGATGCGCCAATACAATATTCATTTGCATATGGATCAGGTATATTTAAGCAAGCTGGGTATTCTGAAAAACACAAACCTCAAattgatataatattaGCAGTTTCTGATAcaaatcaatttcattcaatcaatttacaacaaaattctaatcattattcaactttgaaatattttaatggaACATTAATTAACAAATTCCAAAATCTTGGGGCAGGTATATACTTCAACCCTTTCGTTACTATCAATGGAGTAAATGTAAAGTATGGTGTCATTTCAGTCTCTAACCTAATAAAAGATCTAAGTGATTGGGAAACATTTTATGTAGCAGGCAGATTACAGAAACCTGTAAAGATTATAAAGAATGATCCTCAAATTCAATACTTGAACCAATTAAACTTAAAGGGTGCAGCCACTTTggcaaaatatatttctttaaaaaatagcGAAGATGGGAAGATTGATgagtttaaattttatgaaaATATCACAGGCTTGTCATATTTTGGTGATTTTAGATTTAAGTTAGGTGGCGAAAATCCAAACAAGGTGCataatattgttatttctaattttgaaTACTTTCAACGATATTACAAACCAATATATGAGGACATAGTTTTGAATGattcattttatttaccAGATGGTATTACTTTAGATAATGCTAAGCACATAATACGACAGAgaacaagaaaatttaGTGCATCACAAGCTGTTAAGGGAATATTTACAGCTGGCATTACTAAATCTGTAAAATATGCTTGGGCAAAACGACTAAAGGCATTACAAGGTAGAATGCAATAA
- the LYP1 gene encoding lysine permease (similar to Saccharomyces cerevisiae LYP1 (YNL268W); ancestral locus Anc_1.84) — MRTGPDNVSSAYQQHTSSHSNSNSEFEMQSIHSNAEKLRSTTYAYDDKKDMTVTYDNEILEKKDSKSDIFTSVNRYASHPSEARISSDEYDHQEAEFKDTKVKRALKPRHIGMIALGGTIGTGLFIGISDPLQKSGPVGSLIAYIFMGTVVYFVTQALGEMATFIPVTSSITVFSSRFLSPAFGVSNGYLYWFNWAITYAVEISVVGQVIEFWTTKVPLAAWISIFWVLVTALNFFPVSVYGEIEFWVASVKVLAIVGYLIYALVIVCGGSKQGPIGFRYWRHGYAMGGGMISKDKNEARFLGWVASLINAAFTYQGTELVGITAGEAANPRKSVPRAINKVVFRIVIFYILSLFFIGLLVPYNDPKLNSATSYIASSPFVISIENAGTRALPHIFNAIIMITIISAANSNVYVSSRVLYSLALSGHAPKIFARVTPQGVPFLGVIVTALMGLLAFLVVNNNANEAFNWLINISTLAGLCAWLFISMSHLRFMEALKYRGISRDDLPFKARFMPYGSYYACFFITVIIFIQGFTAFSPKFDVASFFTAYISLILLAVLFIGCQLYYRCRFFWKVEDIDIDTDRREIDEIVWEDDEPKTAWDKFWAAVA, encoded by the coding sequence ATGCGTACTGGTCCAGACAACGTTTCTTCAGCGTATCAGCAGCACACTTCATCACATTCTAACTCTAATTCGGAATTCGAGATGCAATCTATACATTCTAACGCTGAAAAATTGCGTTCCACTACATACGCCTATGATGATAAGAAAGATATGACTGTTACCTATGACAACGAAATTCTCGAGAAGAAGGACTCCAAGTCGGATATCTTCACTTCTGTGAATAGGTATGCTTCGCATCCTTCCGAGGCTCGTATCTCTTCTGACGAGTACGACCACCAGGAGGCCGAGTTCAAGGATACTAAAGTTAAACGTGCATTGAAACCTCGTCATATTGGGATGATTGCACTTGGTGGTACTATTGGTACTGGTTTATTTATTGGTATTTCAGATCCTCTGCAAAAATCAGGTCCTGTCGGGTCTTTAATTGCTTATATTTTCATGGGTACCGTGGTATATTTTGTGACCCAAGCTTTGGGTGAGATGGCCACGTTTATCCCTGTGACGTCGTCCATCACTGTTTTCTCTTCTAGATTTCTTTCTCCTGCATTTGGTGTATCGAACGGTTATTTGTATTGGTTCAATTGGGCCATTACTTATGCTGTTGAAATTTCCGTAGTGGGTCAAGTCATTGAATTCTGGACTACGAAAGTGCCACTAGCGGCATGGATCTCTATATTTTGGGTTCTTGTCACTGCATTGAATTTTTTCCCTGTTTCAGTTTACGgtgaaattgaattttggGTTGCTTCAGTTAAAGTGCTTGCCATTGTAggttatttgatttatgCATTAGTTATTGTTTGTGGTGGTTCTAAACAAGGTCCAATTGGGTTCCGTTATTGGAGACATGGTTATGCTATGGGTGGTGGTATGATTTCCAAGGATAAAAATGAAGCCAGATTTTTAGGTTGGGTGGCTTCGTTGATTAATGCTGCTTTCACATATCAAGGTACCGAATTGGTTGGTATTACAGCTGGGGAAGCCGCCAACCCAAGAAAATCCGTTCCACGTGCTATTAACAAAGTAGTTTTCCGTATTGTcatcttttatattttatcattgtTCTTTATCGGTCTATTGGTTCCATATAATGATCCAAAACTTAATAGTGCCACTTCATACATTGCTTCTTCTCCATTTGTCATTTCCATTGAAAATGCCGGTACCAGAGCCTTACCCCACATCTTTAACGCTATTATCATGATCACCATTATTTCTGCTGCCAATTCAAACGTCTATGTCAGTTCTCGTGTCCTTTACTCCCTTGCCCTATCGGGTCATGCTCCAAAAATCTTTGCCAGAGTCACCCCACAAGGTGTACCTTTCCTTGGTGTGATAGTCACTGCCCTAATGGGTCTATTAGCCTTTTTGGTAGTAAACAATAACGCCAATGAAGCTTTCAATTGGTTAATCAATATCTCCACTTTGGCTGGTCTTTGTGCTTGGTTATTCATCTCCATGTCTCATTTACGTTTCATGGAAGCATTGAAATATCGTGGTATCTCGAGAGATGATTTACCTTTCAAAGCTAGATTCATGCCTTACGGTTCCTACTACGCTTGTTTCTTCATCACAgtcatcattttcattcaaGGCTTTACTGCATTTTCTCCAAAATTCGACGTTGCTTCATTCTTTACTGCTTACATCTCATTAATCTTATTAGCTGTACTTTTCATTGGTTGccaattatattatagatGTAGATTCTTCTGGAAAGTAGAAGATATAGATATAGATACCGATAGAAGAGAAATAGATGAAATCGTTTGGGAAGACGATGAACCAAAGACTGCTTGGGATAAATTCTGGGCTGCAGTCGCTTAa
- the IST1 gene encoding Ist1p (similar to Saccharomyces cerevisiae IST1 (YNL265C); ancestral locus Anc_1.87), translating into MPPHQVPYTVKLKTCLKMCIHRLRYAQEKQISVAKQNRRQVAQLLSEGQEQRARYRAETLILADIHAELFEILLVYCELLTARVHILATLAAENEPAHLPLGSNTPPATPSPNPESNFGMESSNDKPSSERDAVRSMVYAAPYIPEVRELNQLSDLLSHSCKGFLNSPLTAPEKITKKCNPPLPSEELVNLYLTEIAKTYDVTCSLYDASSTSNYDEGDEIDQDDTDSGDETSGCQDEKDDEKKIPMLQSLRIIKITLPQMMKL; encoded by the exons ATGCCCCCACATCAAGTACCTTACACT GTTAAGTTAAAAACATGTTTGAAAATGTGTATTCACCGTCTACGGTATGCCCAAGAGAAACAGATATCTGTTGCAAAACAAAATCGTCGTCAAGTAGCTCAATTGCTATCTGAAGGTCAAGAACAAAGAGCCCGTTATCGTGCTGAAACTTTGATTTTAGCAGACATTCACGCTGAATTATTTGAGATATTGTTGGTTTACTGTGAACTATTAACTGCGAGAGTTCATATTCTGGCTACATTAGCAGCAGAAAATGAACCAGCTCATCTACCTTTAGGTTCTAATACACCTCCTGCAACACCGAGCCCTAATCCTGAAAGTAATTTTGGAATGGAGTCATCTAATGATAAACCGTCTAGTGAACGTGATGCAGTTCGTTCTATGGTATATGCTGCCCCATATATTCCAGAAGTTCGtgaattaaatcaattgagTGATCTACTTTCTCATTCTTGTAAGGGCTTCTTAAATTCGCCACTGACTGCCCCTGAAAAAATCACTAAAAAATGCAATCCTCCATTACCTTCTGAAGAATTagtaaatttatatttaacaGAAATTGCCAAAACTTATGATGTCACTTGTAGTTTGTATGATGCTTCAAGTACAAGTAATTATGATGAAGGTGATGAAATTGATCAGGATGATACTGACTCTGGAGATGAAACTTCAGGATGTCAAGATgaaaaagatgatgaaaaaaaaattccaatgCTTCAAAGtctaagaataataaaaataacacTCCCTCAAATGATGAAGCtttaa